One genomic segment of Candidatus Macondimonas diazotrophica includes these proteins:
- a CDS encoding FtsX-like permease family protein has protein sequence MIPLHVRAGWRHLIRHRWLTLLSVVGIALGVGVVIAVDLASTSARLALKTSMAAVVGEATHQILAGPEGLPETVYRDLRLGGVAMPLAPIIEATVSVADRPGQSFRLLGVDGTAEFAFGRGRMGRVDGNPGEESGGLLGAIRGVTQPGQVWISAQAAAALGVTSGDRLALRLPLGQGTVTVAGILPDSGADRDLSGLMLMDIAAAQELLAMQGRISRIDARLPEGATGEAALAALQARLLPGLRVETTGSRVRAMEGMTRAFEFNLMAMSLLALVVGLYLIYNTLSFAVVQRRPLLGVLRTVGVTRAQVFRAILIEALLLGAAGTLLGLVLGTALAQFLVGLVGRTINDIYYTLQISQLALSPWGLTKGVLLGLSGSVLTALPAAWEAARTPPRRVLNRSDLEARTRRLVPRLAALGLLLAAVVLPALLVWPSRSLLPVYAGLVALVLAASLVVPALTVGLMGLLMRVLPAGRALLLRMAARGVVRSLSRTGLAIAALTVALSTAVGVGTMIHSFRDSVSTWLERTLSAQIYVSPGGGAPRGARLPDSLLPTLAALPGMADVVGIRAAPIDTPDGPIGVSAATFRPLLRGALQLLDGDPTRAFAALADEAREVPAVLASEPLAWHRQLKVGDRLQLATDRGWRSFEVVGIYQDFGSDQGHLLMDERVFLQHWRRPGVTGIGLYLAPGADEAALVSQIQALATSDMPLSVMRTAGILAFSLQIFDRTFAVTGVLRLLTLIVSLVGVTSALMALQLERTRECAVLRALGMTPGQVRRWVTLQTALMGTVAGLLAVPVGLALAAVLTGAVNQRAFGWTIAFKVAPELLLQALILAVLAALIAGAYPAWRMGRTPPALALREN, from the coding sequence ATGATTCCACTGCACGTCCGAGCCGGCTGGCGCCATCTGATCCGGCACCGCTGGCTCACGCTCCTGTCCGTCGTCGGCATCGCGCTCGGCGTGGGGGTCGTCATCGCCGTGGATCTGGCCAGCACCAGCGCCCGGCTGGCGTTGAAAACCTCCATGGCGGCCGTGGTCGGCGAGGCGACTCACCAGATTCTGGCCGGCCCCGAGGGCTTGCCCGAAACGGTTTATCGCGATCTGCGGCTCGGCGGCGTGGCGATGCCGCTGGCGCCGATCATTGAGGCCACCGTCAGCGTGGCCGACCGGCCGGGTCAGAGCTTCCGGTTGCTTGGGGTCGATGGCACCGCCGAATTCGCCTTCGGTCGCGGCCGGATGGGCCGCGTGGACGGCAACCCGGGCGAGGAGAGCGGCGGCCTGCTCGGCGCCATCCGCGGCGTGACGCAGCCGGGTCAGGTCTGGATTTCCGCGCAGGCCGCCGCGGCGCTCGGCGTGACATCCGGCGACCGGCTGGCGCTGCGCCTGCCGCTGGGCCAGGGCACGGTCACCGTGGCGGGCATCCTTCCGGACAGCGGCGCGGACCGCGACCTGTCCGGATTGATGCTGATGGACATTGCCGCCGCGCAGGAACTGCTGGCCATGCAGGGGCGCATCAGCCGCATCGACGCGCGCCTGCCCGAAGGCGCCACCGGCGAGGCAGCGCTGGCGGCCCTGCAGGCGCGCCTGCTGCCCGGCTTGCGCGTGGAAACCACCGGTAGCCGCGTGCGGGCGATGGAGGGCATGACCCGCGCCTTCGAGTTCAACCTGATGGCGATGAGCCTGCTGGCGCTGGTGGTCGGTCTCTATCTCATCTACAACACACTGAGCTTTGCCGTGGTGCAACGGCGGCCACTGTTGGGCGTGCTGCGCACCGTCGGCGTCACCCGCGCGCAGGTGTTTCGCGCCATCCTCATCGAAGCCCTGCTGCTGGGCGCGGCGGGCACGCTGCTGGGCCTGGTGCTCGGCACCGCGCTGGCCCAGTTCCTGGTGGGACTGGTCGGCCGGACCATCAACGACATCTATTACACCTTGCAGATTTCACAACTGGCCCTGAGCCCGTGGGGATTGACCAAGGGCGTGCTGCTGGGGCTGAGCGGCAGCGTCCTCACTGCCCTGCCGGCCGCCTGGGAGGCCGCCCGCACGCCGCCGCGCCGGGTGCTCAACCGCTCGGATCTGGAGGCGCGCACGCGCCGTCTGGTGCCGCGTCTCGCCGCCTTGGGGTTGCTGCTGGCCGCGGTCGTCCTGCCGGCGCTGCTGGTATGGCCGAGCCGCTCGCTGCTGCCGGTCTATGCGGGCTTGGTGGCGCTGGTGCTGGCCGCAAGTCTCGTCGTCCCTGCCCTCACCGTGGGCCTGATGGGCTTGCTGATGCGCGTGCTGCCGGCGGGGCGGGCGCTGCTGCTGCGTATGGCGGCGCGCGGCGTGGTGCGTTCCCTGAGCCGCACGGGACTGGCCATCGCGGCACTCACCGTGGCCTTGTCCACCGCGGTTGGAGTCGGCACCATGATCCACAGCTTCCGCGACAGTGTGAGCACTTGGCTGGAACGCACGCTGAGCGCGCAGATCTACGTCTCGCCCGGCGGCGGCGCCCCGCGTGGCGCGCGCCTGCCCGACAGCCTGTTGCCGACGCTGGCAGCCCTGCCGGGCATGGCTGACGTCGTCGGCATCCGCGCCGCGCCCATCGACACGCCCGACGGCCCCATCGGCGTCTCAGCCGCCACCTTCCGGCCGTTGCTGCGCGGCGCGCTGCAACTGCTCGACGGCGATCCGACGCGCGCCTTTGCCGCGCTCGCCGACGAAGCGCGCGAGGTCCCCGCCGTCCTCGCCAGCGAGCCCCTGGCCTGGCATCGTCAGCTGAAAGTGGGGGACCGGCTGCAACTGGCCACGGATCGCGGCTGGCGCAGCTTTGAAGTGGTCGGGATCTATCAGGATTTCGGCTCCGATCAGGGCCATCTGCTGATGGACGAGCGCGTATTCCTGCAGCATTGGCGGCGTCCGGGCGTCACCGGCATCGGGCTCTATCTCGCGCCGGGGGCGGATGAAGCGGCGCTGGTGTCGCAGATCCAGGCGCTGGCCACGTCCGACATGCCGCTCTCGGTGATGCGCACCGCCGGCATCCTCGCGTTTTCGCTGCAGATCTTCGACCGCACCTTCGCCGTGACCGGCGTGTTGCGCCTGCTCACCCTGATCGTGAGCCTGGTCGGGGTCACCAGCGCGCTGATGGCCCTGCAACTGGAACGCACGCGCGAATGCGCCGTGCTGCGCGCGCTGGGGATGACGCCCGGGCAAGTGCGGCGTTGGGTGACCTTGCAGACGGCGCTGATGGGGACGGTGGCCGGCCTGCTCGCCGTGCCGGTCGGCCTGGCACTGGCCGCGGTACTGACCGGCGCGGTCAACCAGCGCGCCTTCGGCTGGACCATCGCCTTCAAGGTGGCGCCGGAGCTGTTGCTGCAAGCGCTGATTCTGGCTGTTCTGGCGGCGCTCATCGCCGGCGCCTACCCGGCCTGGCGCATGGGGCGCACACCGCCAGCGCTGGCCTTGCGGGAGAACTGA
- a CDS encoding lipocalin-like domain-containing protein, producing the protein MRRARAGLVLLLLGLILAAMWHRPSPPAAPGGQIDLNRAFVQATTGFERAEAPRTFRFPEDHGPHPDTASEWWYVTGHLRTAQGRRFGYELTFFRVALAPGMPTRSSAWATRQIYMAHLAVTDPEGQRFHAFERFNRAALDMAGATAAPLRIWLDDWTLAARPGADPARATPPLLLRAAEGPVALALELDARKPPVLQGEAGLSRKGPAPGDASYYYSLTRLATHGTLELNGERFAVEGESWMDREWGTSALGPERSGWDWFGLQLDDGSELMFCRIRRRDGAPNPFDYGLWVDPNGKSQLLAASDVRLRETSHWRSPHTGIRYPAGWALSLPARNLRLELRPILADQELNLAVRYWEGAVSARGEQNGRPITGQGYVELTGYGSAP; encoded by the coding sequence ATGCGCCGCGCGCGTGCCGGTCTGGTGCTGCTTCTGCTGGGACTCATCCTCGCCGCGATGTGGCATCGCCCCTCGCCGCCGGCCGCGCCGGGCGGTCAGATCGACCTCAATCGCGCTTTCGTGCAGGCGACCACCGGCTTCGAGCGGGCCGAGGCGCCGCGCACCTTCCGCTTTCCGGAGGATCACGGCCCGCATCCGGACACCGCCAGCGAATGGTGGTACGTCACCGGCCACCTGCGCACGGCGCAAGGCCGGCGTTTCGGCTATGAACTGACTTTTTTTCGCGTGGCGCTCGCCCCCGGGATGCCCACGCGCTCATCGGCTTGGGCCACGCGGCAGATCTACATGGCGCATCTCGCCGTCACCGACCCCGAAGGCCAGCGCTTTCATGCCTTCGAGCGCTTCAACCGCGCGGCGCTGGACATGGCCGGCGCCACCGCCGCGCCGCTGCGCATCTGGTTGGATGACTGGACGCTCGCCGCAAGGCCCGGCGCCGATCCAGCGCGTGCGACCCCGCCGCTGCTGCTGCGCGCTGCAGAGGGACCGGTGGCGCTCGCCCTCGAACTGGACGCGCGCAAGCCGCCCGTCCTGCAGGGCGAGGCCGGCCTCAGCCGCAAGGGCCCGGCGCCCGGCGATGCATCCTATTACTACAGCCTGACCCGGCTCGCCACACACGGGACGCTCGAGCTGAACGGCGAGCGCTTCGCGGTCGAGGGTGAATCGTGGATGGACCGGGAATGGGGCACCTCCGCGCTGGGACCGGAACGCAGCGGCTGGGACTGGTTCGGCCTGCAGCTCGATGATGGCAGCGAACTCATGTTCTGCCGCATCCGGCGCCGCGACGGCGCGCCGAATCCCTTCGATTACGGCCTCTGGGTCGATCCGAATGGGAAGAGCCAACTGCTCGCCGCGAGCGACGTCCGGCTCCGCGAGACGAGCCACTGGCGCAGCCCGCACACTGGCATCCGCTACCCGGCCGGCTGGGCGCTGTCGCTGCCGGCACGAAACCTGCGCCTCGAGCTGCGCCCGATCCTGGCCGATCAGGAACTGAACCTCGCCGTGCGCTACTGGGAAGGTGCCGTCAGCGCCCGCGGCGAGCAGAACGGCCGCCCCATCACCGGGCAGGGTTACGTCGAACTGACGGGCTATGGCAGCGCGCCATGA
- a CDS encoding AAA family ATPase: MKLRIDRPHIERLAQAFPGLARLQEQLHFGNEVEVALHQLSAAELSLLSDLYREGGPALQARAAQLATLTAALHDAGPRFAGDDLEHMLPAIVRYLADEAIHGWIFTAQITGRPLPYVVTRLDFTPPSNDETGKLFIEFKANAKGSLTTQTLRLTATDIDGKTLGEIFAAKGLMKETPALIAAYERARQNYLAWRGSYGAQFLGTGTGFYAEDPNASHRDTDWSRKDVVVLSSSGGSARLVNDEGILTARSLVLDAPGEILAPYLGKAAKSNRYDAEDAVKALQESLPHGLFTRMPVHPFILMFHLDLHHYVWVHVDDLAPYPYQPDLKTKLILPPEQTDLIDILTAEMDVLMDDIVAGKSGGTTVLCAGPPGVGKTLTAEVYAEIIRRPLYRVHSGQLGLNVAQMEQVLKDVLTRAQRWGAVMLIDEADVYIKRRDDNMAMNAVVGVFLRVLEYFNGLLFLTTNRIDDIDEAIVSRCIALIKYSMPERADRRRIWGVMTEQFELAVPAPLLDALTDIFPGASGRDIKGLTKLVAKYCRHKAVAPTAEVFRRCAVFRGMDFEGSDAAGAIVPPSTTRAPRAEIHG; encoded by the coding sequence ATGAAACTGCGCATCGACCGTCCGCACATCGAGCGTCTGGCTCAGGCATTTCCGGGCCTGGCCCGGCTCCAGGAACAGCTCCACTTCGGTAATGAGGTGGAAGTCGCGCTGCATCAGCTGTCCGCTGCCGAACTGTCGCTTCTGAGCGATCTCTATCGCGAGGGTGGGCCGGCCTTGCAGGCGCGCGCTGCCCAGCTGGCGACACTGACCGCGGCGCTGCACGACGCCGGGCCGCGGTTTGCGGGAGATGATCTCGAACACATGCTGCCTGCCATCGTCCGCTACCTCGCCGACGAGGCGATCCACGGCTGGATATTCACCGCGCAGATCACCGGTCGGCCGCTGCCTTACGTCGTCACGCGCCTGGATTTCACGCCGCCGTCGAACGACGAAACCGGCAAGCTCTTCATCGAATTCAAGGCCAATGCCAAGGGCAGCCTGACCACGCAGACCCTGCGCCTGACGGCGACCGACATCGATGGCAAGACGCTCGGCGAGATCTTCGCCGCCAAGGGTCTGATGAAGGAAACCCCTGCACTGATCGCCGCCTACGAACGCGCCAGGCAGAACTATCTCGCCTGGCGCGGCAGCTATGGCGCGCAGTTCCTCGGCACGGGCACAGGGTTCTACGCCGAAGATCCGAACGCCTCGCACCGCGACACCGATTGGTCGCGCAAGGACGTGGTGGTGCTGTCCTCGAGCGGCGGCAGCGCGCGGCTGGTGAACGACGAAGGCATCCTGACCGCGCGTTCGCTCGTCCTCGATGCACCCGGCGAGATTCTGGCGCCTTATCTCGGCAAGGCCGCCAAGAGCAACCGCTATGACGCAGAGGACGCGGTCAAGGCCCTGCAAGAAAGCCTGCCCCACGGCTTGTTCACCCGCATGCCAGTGCATCCCTTCATCCTGATGTTCCACCTCGACCTGCACCATTACGTCTGGGTGCACGTCGATGACCTCGCGCCTTATCCCTACCAGCCCGATCTCAAGACCAAGCTCATCCTGCCGCCCGAGCAGACCGACCTGATCGACATCCTGACCGCCGAGATGGACGTGCTGATGGACGACATCGTGGCCGGCAAGAGCGGCGGCACCACGGTGCTGTGCGCCGGTCCGCCCGGCGTCGGCAAGACGCTGACGGCCGAGGTCTACGCCGAGATCATCCGGCGACCGCTCTATCGCGTGCACTCGGGTCAGCTCGGCCTCAACGTGGCGCAGATGGAACAGGTGCTGAAAGACGTGCTCACGCGTGCCCAGCGCTGGGGCGCGGTGATGCTGATCGACGAGGCCGACGTCTACATCAAGCGGCGCGACGACAACATGGCCATGAACGCTGTGGTCGGCGTGTTCCTGCGCGTGCTCGAGTATTTCAACGGCCTGCTGTTCCTGACCACCAACCGCATCGACGACATCGACGAGGCCATCGTTTCGCGCTGCATCGCGCTCATCAAATACAGCATGCCGGAGCGCGCGGACCGCCGCCGCATCTGGGGCGTGATGACCGAACAGTTCGAACTGGCCGTTCCCGCGCCGCTGCTCGACGCGCTGACGGACATCTTCCCGGGCGCGTCGGGCCGCGACATCAAGGGCCTGACCAAGCTCGTGGCCAAGTACTGCCGGCACAAAGCGGTAGCGCCTACGGCCGAGGTGTTCCGGCGCTGCGCCGTGTTCCGCGGCATGGACTTCGAGGGCAGCGACGCCGCGGGCGCGATCGTCCCGCCTTCCACCACGCGGGCGCCCCGGGCCGAGATCCATGGCTGA
- a CDS encoding winged helix-turn-helix transcriptional regulator produces MTINDGRARMPVPDPLPSLPPTKQGTCPVRDVLDRLGDKWSTLLLVTLSHGAQRFNALTRSVPDISRRMLAETLRQLERDGLIWREVAPSTPPAVSYGLTPLGLSLMPVLATLIHWADRHQPAIAEARVRFDAGARKP; encoded by the coding sequence ATGACGATCAACGATGGCCGTGCGAGAATGCCGGTGCCCGATCCCTTGCCGAGCCTGCCGCCGACCAAGCAGGGGACCTGTCCGGTTCGCGACGTGCTCGACCGGCTCGGTGACAAATGGTCGACCCTGTTGCTTGTAACGCTGTCGCATGGCGCACAGCGGTTCAACGCGCTTACCCGCTCCGTGCCCGATATTTCGCGCCGCATGCTGGCCGAAACTCTTCGCCAGCTGGAACGTGACGGCCTCATCTGGCGCGAGGTCGCGCCGTCGACGCCGCCGGCGGTGAGCTATGGGTTGACTCCCTTGGGCCTTTCGCTGATGCCGGTCTTGGCGACCCTGATCCACTGGGCGGATCGCCACCAACCGGCCATTGCCGAAGCGCGCGTCCGGTTCGACGCGGGTGCTCGCAAGCCGTGA
- the gstA gene encoding glutathione transferase GstA, with amino-acid sequence MKLYYAPGACSLSPHIVLREGGYDFTLERVDLATGKTETGADYKSVNPNGFVPALMLDEGVVLTEGPAIVQYLADHAADRNLAPAAGTLDRYRLMQWLNFISTELHKICGILFDPELPDGVRQKLTGRLSQRFASVSDALAGRTFILGDQFTVADAYLFTVLSWAPYLKLDLSPWPALGAYVGRIGSRPAVQQALAAEGLLPG; translated from the coding sequence ATGAAGCTGTACTACGCGCCGGGCGCCTGCTCTCTGTCCCCTCATATCGTGCTGCGCGAGGGCGGCTACGACTTCACGCTGGAACGCGTCGATCTGGCCACCGGGAAGACCGAAACCGGCGCCGACTACAAATCCGTCAATCCCAACGGCTTTGTTCCGGCCTTGATGCTCGATGAGGGCGTGGTGCTGACCGAGGGCCCAGCCATCGTCCAGTATCTGGCCGATCACGCCGCGGACCGAAATCTGGCGCCAGCGGCCGGGACATTGGACCGCTATCGCCTGATGCAATGGCTGAATTTCATTTCGACTGAGCTGCACAAGATCTGCGGCATCCTGTTCGACCCGGAGCTCCCCGACGGGGTCCGCCAAAAACTCACCGGCCGCCTGTCTCAGCGCTTTGCCTCTGTGAGCGATGCACTTGCGGGCCGGACGTTCATCCTGGGGGATCAGTTTACCGTCGCCGATGCCTACCTGTTCACCGTGCTGAGCTGGGCTCCCTATCTCAAGCTCGATCTCTCGCCATGGCCGGCGCTGGGCGCCTACGTCGGCCGGATCGGCAGCCGGCCCGCCGTCCAGCAGGCCCTGGCTGCCGAAGGTCTGTTACCCGGCTGA